The DNA sequence CGACGAAAAACAACCTTTCGGTGCCTTCGGCAAAGGGAATGACTATTACTGCATGCGGTCGGCCAATTACGAGAGTCCGGCAGGGCAATGGACAACGCTGGAACTGATTTGTTTCGAAGGCAAGAGCCTCCACATCGTCAACGGCCACGTCGTTATGGTACTTAAAGACTCCCGCTACACAAAACCCGATGGGCAGGACGTACCCATGAGACGGGGTAAGATTCAGTTACAGAGTGAAGCCGCCGAAGTATTTTACCGCGATATTCGCATCAAGCCCCTGGACGCTATGCCTAAAGCCTATGCCGCCCTGTTTTGACGGCTGAACCATCACGTGTGCTTCAACCCAGGCCGGTTTGGTAAACCGGCCGACTGCCCCCCGCACCCGGATACATCTCCAGAAAAGCAGTCCTGACTTTCCGCTCCGCACCAGCCATTTATCCGGTATCGCGCCCGTTTATCCAATCGGCGCAGCACGCTCGTGTCGACCTGCATCTTTCCTGTGTATTCGAACGGTTCGGGTATCTAAAACAGATGAAGTGTTATGAAAACGGTCAACGGTTGGTTAGCAAAAGCCCTGGTACTGGGTCTGGTAACATCGACAATGGTTCTGGGACAGGGTGGTCCTTATTACGAAGAGAAAACGTTCGAAACAGCCATGTACCCGGCCCTCCAGCCGTCGAAAGTGTGGCTCAACATTGAACGGCTCAACCCGGTCGGTCAGCTCCGCGTCGATATGTGCGACGCGAAAGGGGCCGTACTTTTCTCGGAGTGGCTCCCCAAAAAAGACGCCAAGTTTCACCAATGCTTCGACCTGAGCGCCATTGGCGACGGGGTGTACACGTTCGTTATTACCGATGGCGTTCAGCGGCAGGAACGTACCTTCAAGCTCAGCACACCCGGTATTGAAGAACAGCTGCCCAAGCGACTGATCACGATGAAATAAGCCAGCCGAAGCTGTAGGACAGCTTCACCCCTTCCTGAACTCGAACCCCTGACGTTTCCGATCTACCTTACGTGAATGAGCCCAACGGGACTCTTCGCACTGCAACCATCACGATTCAATCAACAAGGCCAGCGGGCCGCAAAAAAGCCGGACAGTCGTTTTGCACACGGTCCGGCTTTTTTGTGCATAGAAAGTTGTTGTTTTGCGCCCATGAAAAGAATCCTTACCGCTTTATTCCTAAGCGTAGGCATCACCGCCTTTGGTCAGGCATCCGTTGCTTACTACCCGTTTAACTCGGTCGTGTCGGTGAGCACCAACGCCGATCGTGCTTTGTGGCTCGATGCCCGTGTCCAGACCAATACCGTATTCGGCTCGCTCAGCACGACTATCTGCCCCATGATCAACGTGGCGCGCCGGGAAAATGTCAATTATTATACCGGATTGGGTATCCGCTTTAACGCGCTTAACGGGCTGGACAACCGTGATATCCTGGAGGGCTATTCACTAAACGTAGGCGTCCGGGCCAAGGTACCTTTCCTGCCTAACCTGCGGGCCGCGTTCGAGCTGTCTCCCTACGCCCGTAAAGACTTTAAAGTGGGGGTCATGCAATCATACCTGGGCCTGGTCTACCAGTTCAGCAAGCGACCAAAACCGTTGGAATAAAGGGAAAGGAGGAAAGGGATTGCTTTCGCCAGCCAGCGTCGGCTTCCTTTCCTCCCTCCCTTCCCCATTACTTTCTCTCCGGCGCGTTGTAGGTGAACGTACCGCTTTCCAGTTTACCGGCGCGGTCGAAGAGCTTCAGCGCTTTTTGATACGTATCGTCCGACTCGCCAATCACCTTAAAGAACTCGTTGTTCTGACCGGCTTTGTTCTTCTTCTGGTAAACACTCCGGGCTACCAGCGCTTTGATCTGAGTGCGGATGTAGTTTTTGGAGCGGTTGTATTCTTTCTCGTTGAACTTCACACCAGCCGCCGTTGCATCCTTCACGAACCGGTTCATCTGCTCGTCGTTCATCGTCACCGTTCGGTCGAAATCCTCGAACGACATCTTGTCCAGTTTAGCCCGGTTGTCATTGGCGTACTCCATCGCGAATTCGCGGATGACATTTTTGCCGTATAACTGAATCAGGTAGGGCGTCTGCCAGCTCGAATCACGCGGAATAAAATAGTCCGGCGTAATACCTCCTCCACCGTATACCACCCGGCCACCGTCGGTCTTGAACTTCAGCTTTGGATCGTTTTTGATTGAGTCGGCAATGTAGTACTCACCCCGTTTGGAGCGCAGTTCGAGGTCTTTCTCATAGTCGCCCTCCTGCCCCATCACGTAAGGCTTCTGAATGCTGCGGCCGCTGGGTGTGTAATAACGCGATATGGTTAGCCGTAGCTCCGATCCGTCCGACAGCTGAACCGGCATCTGTACCAGCCCTTTGCCAAACGACCGCCGACCGGCAATCAACGCCCGGTCGTGATCCTGTAACGCACCGGCCACAATCTCCGATGCCGAAGCACTTCCCTCGTCGACCAGCACCACCAGCGGTCCTTCTTCAAACTGGCCCGCAATCCGGGCGTGGGTCTGCCGGTCATAGCGGTTGTCTTTCCCGTCGGTATAAACGAGTAGTTTATTCCCGGCAATAAACTCGTCGGCAATGCTCGTAGCGCGATCCATGTAACCACCGGGATTATTGCGCAGGTCCATCAGCAGGCGGGTCATCCCCTGGGCTTTCAGCGACGCCAGCGCCGTTTTAAACTCGTCATACGTCGTTTCCGAGAACCGGTTGACTTTGATATATCCCGTCTTCGGATCAACCATGTACGCGGCATCGACCGAGTAAGTAGGAATGCGGTCGCGGGTAACGGTGAACACCTTGGGTTCCTTCTCGCCTTTGCGCAGGATGGTCATTTTCACGTCGGTACCGCGTTTGCCGCGCAGGGCTTTGAACACCATGCTGTTCTCGATCTTCCCACCCACCAGGGGCGTATCGTTGACCTTGATGATGCGGTCGCCACTGAGGATACCCGCCGTTTCGGAAGGCCCCCCCGAAATGGGCGTCACCACGTAAACGGTGTCCTTGTAGATGTTGAACTCCACGCCAATACCATCAAAACCACCTTCCAGCTGCGACCGGGCGGCAATGGCATCCTGCGGATTCATGTAGGCCGTGTGCGGGTCGAGCTTGTGGAGCATCTTCTCGATGGAATAGTCTACCAGTTCATCCGTATTGACCGTATCGACGTAGTTGTTCTCGATCAGTTGCAGGATCTCCCGGTATTTGGTATACCCGCGTCCGATATTGTTCAGGCTTTTGGCTCCGCCGAAGAACGTAGCCCCGATCAGCATACCGCCCGCCAGGGTGATACCCAGCAGCATTGGCATCCGAACGGTGGCTTTATTATTCTGAATCCGGCCGCCGGCGGCTCCATCCGGCGTATGCGTCCGACCGGCCGGTTCTTTATCAAATTCGTGTTCCTTATCCATTCTTTTTTCACCCTTCCCGGGGGCATATCGTATACTCCCAATAACGTTTGGAAGGTAGCTAAATGTTTGCCAGAATAGACGCTGGCATAATAAAAAAACGGTTTGTCCGTCAAGGGCCCTCCGGCATACCAGTACACCAGTCCGCCCTGCCGACGCGCCAGCCCCGCCTGGCGCGTCGGCAGGGCGCAAACGCACCCGGCAACGGGCTCACCGTCAGCCGTTACCGTTGAATCACAAAATTGGTAAACTGGTCCAGGGCGGCCGGATTCCGGAGGGTATCCTTGCTCGTTACCAGCGACGGGTCCACACCCGACAGAATCTTCTTGATGGGCGTCTCGAGCTTCTTGCCGCTGATGGTATACGGGATTTCGTCGATGGCATAGACAGCATCGGGCACATGGCGGGGACTGAACTGGCTCCGCAGACTCTGTTTGATCCGTGTCGTCAGTTCATCCGTGAGCGCATACCCGTCGCGCAGAACCACGAACAACGGCATGTGGTAGCCGCCCCCGGGCTGCTCCAGGCCCACGATCAGGCTGTCGGCAATTTCGGGCAGGCTTTCGACGGCGCTGTAGATCTCGCTGGTCCCAATCCGCACGCCGTCCCGGTTCAGGGTAGCGTCAGAACGGCCGTGGATGATGATCCCATTGCGCTCGGTAATACGGATATAGTCGCCGTGCCGCCAAACGCCGGGATAATCGGCGAAGTAGCTTTTACGGTATACCTCGTTGCCCGCCGGGCCATTGTCATTCCAGAAATAGATGGGCATCGAGGGCATGGGTTCGAGGATTACCATCTCGCCGAGTTCCCCCCGGACGGGCCTGGCGTTTTCATCGAACGCTTCCACTTTACAGCCCAGCAGCCGGCACTGAATTTCGCCTTCGTAAACGGGTAGCAACGGGTTACCGCCCACGAAACCGCTGCAGACGTCGGTGCCACCACTGAACGAGATGAGCCAGACATCGGCCTTCACACCTTCGTATATCCAGCGAAAGCCTTCCGGCGGCAGGGGCGACCCCGTGGAGCCAATACTGCGCAGATGAGGCAGCCGGTACGTAGCCGCCGGTCTGATTCCCGCCCGCATACAGGCAGTATAAAAAGCCGCACCCCCGCCGAAATGAGCAATTTTGGCTTCTTCGGCCAGACTCCAGAGCACATCGAGCGATGGGTAGCCGGCGGCTCCGTCGTACAGCACAAGGGTAGCCCCAACGAGCATGGACCCAATGGCGAAGTTCCACATCATCCAGCCGGTGGTTGAGTACCAGAAATACCGCTCGCCCACCCGTACATCCTGGTGCAGCGCCAGTACTTTCAGGTGTTCGAGCAAACACCCGCCCACGCTATGGGTAATGGCTTTGGGTTTGCCGGTGGTACCCGACGAATAGAGCACCCAGATGGGATGACTGAACGGAACCGCTTCGAACGTAAGCCCGTCGGGGGCGGGCGTATCCAGCACGTCGGCCCAGCTTACTACGGTATTGGCGCGCCCCCAGGTGGGTTTGCTGTCGGGCTGGAGGTAGGGCACCCACACCACCCGCTCCAGCGTGGGCAGGCTCTTGCGCAGGTCGTTCATAGCCTCCGTTTTGTCGATGGGCTTACCGTTATAGGTGTAGCCATCGGCCACGATCAGTAGTTTGGGCTCGATCTGTTTGAATCGGTCCACTACGCTGGTTGTGCCAAAATCAGGCGAACAACTCGACCAGACGGCCCCTACCGAAGTAGCGGCCAGAAAAGCCACGACCGCTTCGGGGCAGTTGGGCAGTACCGACACGACCCGGTCACCGACCGTTATACCCTGCTCCCGCAGCCAGCTGGCAACGGCGGCAACCTGCTTTTCCAGCGTTTCCCAGGACACGGTTGTCAGTTTGCGCTGTTCCGAGGCAAACATAAGCGCGGGACGCTGGGTGTTGGCATGGCGGAAAATATGCTCGGCGTAGTTGAGCGTCGCGCCCGAGAACCATTCGGTTCCGATCATGTCGGCGTCGCTGGGGCTGAAAACGATTTGATTGTAAGGCGTGTGGCTCTGCACATCAAAAAACTGCCAGATGCTCTCCCAGAAATCTTCCAGATCCGTCACCGACCAGTCCCAGAGGTCATCATAGTCCCGGAAATACAGCCCTTTTTTTACAAATAACCAGTTCATGTACTGCTTCATCAGTGACTGATCGATGGTGCGCCGGGAAGGCGTATAAAGAGGAGTTAGTACGGGGCGGGTCATGGATGTAAGAATGAAGTCGTAAAGGGGTAACGATTCAGCACGGAGTTCTCGCGCCTATGGATTGTTTTTTTCATAAAATGCGTTGTGGTCCGGATGGGAATAGCAGCGCTTCTCCGAAAAGGCTTAACTTTGCATCCCTTTTAGAATACAGATCAGCAATTACGCTGAAAATCAGCACGTCAATTACATAGAGCAGTACTAATTACTGTATTATTCCATGAATAAGGATTCAGACAAGAACGAGAATCGCCGGGACGGTGACAACAGTCGTTCCTTCGGTCGTCGGGATGACGGCCGCACCAGCAAACCCGCCGGATCGCGCAGCAACGACGCCGACCGGCCGCGCTTTAACCGCACCAGTGGGTCGGACGATTCATCGTCCCGCCCGCGTAGCAACAGCCCCCGGCCTTCGTTTGGCCGCAGTGCCGACAAGCCGCGCTTCGGCCGTACCAATGACGAACGCCCCCGGTTCAGCCGGGATGGTGGTTCAGCCCCCCGTAGCAATGATCGAAACCGCGATGAGCGCCCCGCCGGCCCACGTGGCCGTTCGGACGCTGACCGGAATCGGTTCGAGCGTCCCTCGGGACCAACCCGCCCAACCTACGGTCGTGACCGTAATGACGGACCACGTAATGACGGACCACGTAACGACGGACCGCGCGATGGAGCAACTCCCCGTTTCCGTTCGGCCGATTCAGATCAGCGCCGGGCTCGACCGGACAATGACCGTAGCAAACCCCGTTTCGAGCGTCGGGACGATGCACGCACGGACGGCCCACGCAGCAGCGGTCCCGCCCGCCCGTATGATCGGACGGAACGCAACGACCGCCCGTCGGGCGATGCGCGCCCCCGCTTT is a window from the Spirosoma rigui genome containing:
- a CDS encoding S41 family peptidase; translation: MDKEHEFDKEPAGRTHTPDGAAGGRIQNNKATVRMPMLLGITLAGGMLIGATFFGGAKSLNNIGRGYTKYREILQLIENNYVDTVNTDELVDYSIEKMLHKLDPHTAYMNPQDAIAARSQLEGGFDGIGVEFNIYKDTVYVVTPISGGPSETAGILSGDRIIKVNDTPLVGGKIENSMVFKALRGKRGTDVKMTILRKGEKEPKVFTVTRDRIPTYSVDAAYMVDPKTGYIKVNRFSETTYDEFKTALASLKAQGMTRLLMDLRNNPGGYMDRATSIADEFIAGNKLLVYTDGKDNRYDRQTHARIAGQFEEGPLVVLVDEGSASASEIVAGALQDHDRALIAGRRSFGKGLVQMPVQLSDGSELRLTISRYYTPSGRSIQKPYVMGQEGDYEKDLELRSKRGEYYIADSIKNDPKLKFKTDGGRVVYGGGGITPDYFIPRDSSWQTPYLIQLYGKNVIREFAMEYANDNRAKLDKMSFEDFDRTVTMNDEQMNRFVKDATAAGVKFNEKEYNRSKNYIRTQIKALVARSVYQKKNKAGQNNEFFKVIGESDDTYQKALKLFDRAGKLESGTFTYNAPERK
- a CDS encoding acetoacetate--CoA ligase, whose product is MTRPVLTPLYTPSRRTIDQSLMKQYMNWLFVKKGLYFRDYDDLWDWSVTDLEDFWESIWQFFDVQSHTPYNQIVFSPSDADMIGTEWFSGATLNYAEHIFRHANTQRPALMFASEQRKLTTVSWETLEKQVAAVASWLREQGITVGDRVVSVLPNCPEAVVAFLAATSVGAVWSSCSPDFGTTSVVDRFKQIEPKLLIVADGYTYNGKPIDKTEAMNDLRKSLPTLERVVWVPYLQPDSKPTWGRANTVVSWADVLDTPAPDGLTFEAVPFSHPIWVLYSSGTTGKPKAITHSVGGCLLEHLKVLALHQDVRVGERYFWYSTTGWMMWNFAIGSMLVGATLVLYDGAAGYPSLDVLWSLAEEAKIAHFGGGAAFYTACMRAGIRPAATYRLPHLRSIGSTGSPLPPEGFRWIYEGVKADVWLISFSGGTDVCSGFVGGNPLLPVYEGEIQCRLLGCKVEAFDENARPVRGELGEMVILEPMPSMPIYFWNDNGPAGNEVYRKSYFADYPGVWRHGDYIRITERNGIIIHGRSDATLNRDGVRIGTSEIYSAVESLPEIADSLIVGLEQPGGGYHMPLFVVLRDGYALTDELTTRIKQSLRSQFSPRHVPDAVYAIDEIPYTISGKKLETPIKKILSGVDPSLVTSKDTLRNPAALDQFTNFVIQR